A window of Amycolatopsis australiensis contains these coding sequences:
- a CDS encoding serine hydrolase domain-containing protein produces the protein MADLQDIDAWLTEHLPSLLDKHSVPGAAWAVLQGDRIADGASGVLNTATGVTATADSLFQIGSITKLWTSTLVMQLVDEGRIGLDRPVRTYLPEFRVADKTAAEAITVRQLLNHTAGFEGDIFTDTGVGDDCLEKFVRLLRDVPQLFPPGERFSYNNAGYCVLGRLVEVLRGQPYDTCLREHLVRPLGLTHVATGPYEAIMFRAAMGHVEAGPDAGVVPAPVWAMARSNAPAGSMLAMRPRDLVTFARMHLEDGRSADGTAVLAPGTAARMHAREVDLPDLGLMGTSWGLGFERFDTPAGQIIGHDGSTIGQHAFLRIVPQAGVAVALLTNGGDVVSLYREVAGHVLGALTDVTLPALPVPPANPPRIDAARYLGTYSARVFDLTVSQDEDGRIWLEQVPKGEFVELGGQVERTELVAYREDMLIPVQADRGMHMPHAFLGDDGTGHALYLHLGRAVRRAGR, from the coding sequence ATGGCCGACCTTCAGGACATCGATGCCTGGCTCACCGAGCACCTGCCCTCGTTGCTGGACAAGCACTCCGTCCCCGGTGCGGCGTGGGCCGTGCTCCAGGGTGACCGGATCGCCGACGGCGCGAGTGGCGTGCTGAACACCGCCACCGGCGTGACGGCGACGGCGGACTCGCTCTTCCAGATCGGGTCCATCACCAAGCTGTGGACCAGCACGCTGGTCATGCAGCTGGTGGACGAGGGCAGGATCGGCCTCGACCGGCCCGTCCGGACCTACCTGCCCGAGTTCCGCGTCGCCGACAAGACGGCCGCGGAAGCGATCACCGTGCGGCAGCTGCTGAACCACACCGCCGGGTTCGAAGGCGACATCTTCACCGACACCGGGGTGGGCGACGACTGCCTGGAGAAGTTCGTCCGGTTGCTGCGGGACGTGCCCCAGCTGTTCCCGCCCGGCGAGCGGTTCTCCTACAACAACGCCGGGTACTGCGTGCTCGGCCGGCTCGTCGAGGTGCTGCGGGGACAGCCGTACGACACGTGCCTGCGCGAGCACCTCGTGCGCCCGCTCGGGCTCACGCACGTGGCCACCGGCCCGTACGAGGCGATCATGTTCCGCGCCGCGATGGGGCACGTCGAAGCCGGGCCGGACGCCGGCGTCGTGCCCGCGCCGGTGTGGGCCATGGCCCGGTCCAACGCCCCGGCGGGGTCGATGCTCGCGATGCGGCCGCGGGACCTGGTGACGTTCGCGCGCATGCACCTCGAAGACGGGCGGTCCGCCGACGGCACCGCGGTGCTGGCGCCCGGGACCGCCGCCCGGATGCACGCGCGCGAGGTCGACCTGCCCGACCTCGGGCTGATGGGCACGTCGTGGGGCCTGGGCTTCGAGCGGTTCGACACGCCGGCGGGGCAGATCATCGGCCACGACGGCAGCACCATCGGCCAGCACGCGTTCCTGCGGATCGTGCCCCAGGCGGGCGTGGCGGTGGCGCTGCTGACCAACGGCGGCGACGTCGTCTCGCTCTACCGCGAAGTCGCCGGCCACGTCCTCGGCGCGCTCACCGACGTGACGCTGCCCGCGCTGCCGGTGCCGCCGGCGAACCCGCCGCGGATCGACGCCGCACGCTACCTCGGCACCTATTCGGCCCGGGTCTTCGACCTCACGGTCAGCCAGGACGAGGACGGGCGGATCTGGCTCGAGCAGGTCCCGAAAGGGGAGTTCGTGGAGCTGGGCGGACAGGTCGAGCGGACCGAGCTCGTCGCGTACCGCGAGGACATGCTGATCCCGGTGCAGGCCGACCGGGGGATGCACATGCCGCACGCCTTCCTCGGCGACGACGGCACCGGACACGCGCTCTACCTGCACCTCGGGCGGGCCGTGCGCCGCGCCGGCCGCTGA
- a CDS encoding PucR family transcriptional regulator, translating into MVRLDRLVNVLGGYGLRLARCPVPRSTELGSVVLPEEIGGRAVAGDVLLAVGAGSVGQAVEWAVAARAAVVLVRGRDDPGDGAERPVAVVLVDPAVSWSAVTAVVHGLVLEGRETESGRGPTDLFALADSLAEAVGGAVTIEDRLSRVLAYSRQQQHADRARAETILGRQAPESLMALFAGAGVLAHLGASDEPVFVPADPGHGLNGRMVVAVRAGRELLGSVWVACPEPLDGARRTALTDGARTAALHLLRSRASADLERQVETDLVLRLLEGTADAAVVVSRLGLPPGPVRVIAVRADLTGQERHAALLLAFDRATTGFGWSRPGRSALAADSLYTVLPGEDVDAARGWIGSLRAAVEPRVTLCAGISAPAEPGELPAARREADECLALHETRHADRLPPAYEESWDDILLQRLRAAARSGRAPARGPVAELRRHDTGHGTRYVDTLRAWLHAQGDPAEAGKRLGVHENTVRYRLRKMTELTTLDLRDGGKRLALVIELAALDRS; encoded by the coding sequence ATGGTCAGGTTGGACCGGCTGGTCAACGTGCTCGGCGGGTACGGGCTGCGGCTGGCGCGCTGCCCGGTCCCGCGGTCCACGGAACTGGGCAGCGTGGTCCTGCCCGAGGAGATCGGCGGCCGGGCCGTGGCCGGTGACGTGCTCCTCGCCGTCGGCGCGGGCTCGGTCGGCCAGGCGGTGGAGTGGGCGGTGGCCGCGCGGGCGGCGGTCGTCCTGGTCCGCGGCCGGGACGACCCCGGCGACGGCGCCGAGCGGCCCGTCGCGGTGGTGCTCGTCGATCCGGCGGTGTCCTGGAGCGCGGTGACCGCGGTCGTCCACGGCCTGGTCCTGGAGGGCCGGGAGACGGAGTCCGGCCGCGGTCCGACGGACCTGTTCGCGCTGGCCGACAGCCTCGCCGAGGCGGTCGGCGGCGCGGTGACGATCGAGGACCGCCTGTCGCGGGTGCTGGCCTACTCCCGGCAGCAGCAGCACGCCGACCGCGCACGGGCCGAGACGATCCTCGGCCGCCAAGCGCCGGAGTCGCTGATGGCGCTGTTCGCCGGAGCGGGCGTGCTGGCGCACCTCGGCGCGTCGGACGAGCCGGTGTTCGTCCCCGCGGATCCCGGGCACGGGCTGAACGGGCGGATGGTCGTCGCCGTGCGTGCGGGCCGGGAGCTGCTCGGCTCGGTGTGGGTCGCCTGCCCGGAGCCGCTGGACGGGGCGCGGCGGACGGCCCTGACCGACGGCGCCCGCACGGCGGCCCTGCACTTGCTGCGCTCCCGCGCCAGCGCGGACCTGGAACGGCAGGTGGAGACGGACCTGGTGCTGCGCCTGCTGGAGGGCACGGCGGACGCGGCGGTCGTGGTGAGCAGGCTGGGGCTGCCGCCGGGGCCGGTGCGGGTGATCGCGGTCCGCGCCGACCTGACCGGGCAGGAGCGGCACGCGGCCCTGCTGCTGGCCTTCGACCGGGCGACGACGGGTTTCGGCTGGTCCCGGCCGGGCCGCAGCGCGCTGGCGGCCGACAGCCTGTACACGGTGCTGCCGGGGGAGGACGTCGACGCCGCGCGAGGCTGGATCGGCTCGCTGCGCGCCGCGGTCGAACCCCGCGTGACCCTGTGCGCGGGCATCAGCGCGCCGGCCGAGCCCGGGGAGCTGCCCGCGGCCCGGCGCGAGGCGGACGAGTGCCTGGCGCTGCACGAAACGCGGCACGCCGACCGGCTGCCGCCGGCGTACGAGGAGTCGTGGGACGACATCCTGCTGCAGCGCCTGCGCGCCGCGGCGCGGTCGGGCCGGGCGCCGGCCCGCGGCCCGGTGGCCGAACTGCGCCGGCACGACACCGGGCACGGCACCCGGTACGTCGACACGCTCCGGGCATGGCTGCACGCCCAGGGGGATCCGGCCGAGGCCGGGAAGCGGCTCGGCGTCCACGAGAACACCGTGCGCTACCGGCTGCGGAAGATGACCGAGCTGACCACCCTCGACCTGCGTGACGGCGGCAAGCGGCTCGCCCTGGTCATCGAGCTGGCCGCGCTCGACCGCTCCTGA
- a CDS encoding NAD(P)/FAD-dependent oxidoreductase encodes MDTIGESPRSVVVVGAGVVGLSTAWFLQERGVAVTVVDRARVAAGASWGNAGWISPGLAIPLNEPAVLRYGVRALFDRQAPLHVPATPDPRLWAFLAKFAAHCTHRSWDRAVRANMPLNEECREAFDVLTANGVDAPTIEAPITAVFETAARAGVLRRELDRLAAAGQDVEYTTLGPAAVRQLLPQVSGRITAGVAVHGQRYADPGWFTESLARSVVRRGATIRHGFDVRSVHRHRHAFTVRSATDQSVSANAVVLATGAWLNRLGRTWGVTVPVRAGRGYSFTVPTDRPVPGPVYLPDIRVACTPYHGGLRVGGTMEFRGPDAPPDPARVEAIIASARPLLTGVRWEDRTGEWVGPRPVSADGRPLIGAAAEPGVYVAGGHGMWGLTHGPITGRLLAEQITTGKQPEALRVFAPTR; translated from the coding sequence GTGGACACCATCGGCGAGAGCCCCCGTTCGGTCGTCGTGGTGGGTGCGGGCGTCGTCGGTTTGTCGACCGCGTGGTTCCTGCAGGAACGCGGCGTCGCGGTGACGGTCGTCGACCGCGCCCGGGTCGCGGCCGGCGCGTCGTGGGGCAACGCCGGCTGGATCTCGCCCGGGCTGGCGATCCCGCTCAACGAACCGGCCGTCCTGCGCTACGGCGTGCGCGCGCTGTTCGACCGGCAGGCACCGCTGCACGTTCCGGCGACCCCCGACCCCCGCCTGTGGGCGTTCCTGGCGAAGTTCGCCGCGCACTGCACCCACCGGTCCTGGGACCGTGCGGTGCGGGCGAACATGCCGCTCAACGAGGAGTGCCGGGAGGCGTTCGACGTGCTCACCGCGAACGGCGTCGACGCACCCACGATCGAGGCACCGATCACGGCGGTGTTCGAGACCGCCGCGCGGGCGGGCGTGCTCCGGCGCGAGCTGGACCGGCTCGCCGCGGCCGGGCAGGACGTCGAGTACACGACCCTCGGTCCCGCCGCCGTCCGGCAGCTGCTGCCGCAGGTGAGCGGCCGGATCACCGCGGGTGTCGCGGTGCACGGCCAGCGGTACGCGGACCCGGGCTGGTTCACCGAGTCGCTGGCGCGCTCGGTCGTGCGCCGCGGCGCGACCATCCGGCACGGCTTCGACGTCCGGTCGGTGCACCGGCACCGGCACGCGTTCACCGTGCGCTCGGCCACCGACCAGTCCGTGTCGGCGAACGCCGTGGTCCTGGCGACGGGCGCGTGGCTGAACCGGCTCGGCCGGACGTGGGGCGTCACCGTCCCGGTACGGGCCGGCCGCGGGTACTCGTTCACCGTGCCGACCGACCGGCCGGTGCCGGGCCCGGTCTACCTGCCGGACATCCGCGTCGCGTGCACGCCGTACCACGGTGGCCTGCGGGTCGGCGGGACGATGGAGTTCCGCGGCCCGGACGCCCCGCCCGACCCGGCCCGCGTCGAGGCGATCATCGCCTCGGCCCGGCCGCTGCTCACCGGCGTCCGCTGGGAAGACCGCACCGGCGAATGGGTCGGGCCGCGCCCGGTGAGCGCCGACGGACGGCCGCTCATCGGCGCCGCGGCCGAACCCGGCGTCTACGTCGCGGGCGGCCACGGCATGTGGGGACTGACCCACGGCCCGATCACCGGACGGCTGCTCGCGGAGCAGATCACGACGGGCAAGCAGCCGGAAGCGTTGCGGGTCTTCGCCCCCACCCGCTGA